The sequence below is a genomic window from bacterium.
GAATGGATTTGGCCGGAGTTGGCTCAACTTACCACCGGATAACATGATACCAGCTGGTGATTCGGTACAGTTAAACGTCCAGTTTGTTCCCGATACAATGGGGTTGTTTCGCGATACAATACGGGTGGGATTTCAATTACCCTTCCCAACTGCAATGATCCCTGTGAGTGGCTTTGGTTATGGCTGTTATGCCGAGTTAAGCGACTCGATACTTTACTTTGGCAATGTCTTGGAACCGACTCGAATCGATTCCATGAAAACATGGCTCAAGTGTATCGGGGGAAATCGAGCATTGACTGATGTCCGATTCTTACTTACGAATCCGGCATATTCGATTTATCCGTTCGATCTGAGCGATATTGCGGTTGGTGATAGTGCTCAATTCACAGTCTATTTCCAACCGAATACAGTAGGAACTTATTCCGGTCGTGTCCTTATTACGAGCAATGCGGTCAACTATGATACCATGCGGGTATATCTGACTGGATTTTCTGAGTACTACCCGGCGACCCCGAGCAACTTGGATATCTCGATCAATGGCGAGAACGCTCTCCTACAATGGGATCGAGTTGATACTTCGATCAGTGGCGCGCCAATCACCGTTGACCGCTATATAGTCTTCTTCCGTTCGGTTGGCAACGGGCCGTGGTATTACTTAGGATCGACGCTGGGAGCGAATACGCTGACGTTCCAACATGACCGGGTCGTAAGGCACAGCCCGGCGATGTATTATGAAATTCGCGCCTGGCTTGACCATGAGAACGATAGCGATTTTTGGAATACGTTGCCAATGGGAACACGGATCGATGAAGATGTGATGTTCCGTAGAATTCGGTAATGTAACAGAATTATGTAGCAAGAAATGGGCGGGATTTCCTGCCCATTTTCTTTTTGGGCACCTTTTTATGGTTTACGAACGAAGTGTGGCATTTCGAAGGGGATTTCCAGCGACATTTCGACGAATCCGCGATACTCGCCATGTTCGAACCATGGGGATTGATAGATCATTTTTTTGATGCCGTTCTTCTCAATCGTATAGACATTCTTCTCGTGGCTTTTCAGCATTTCGATGAGTTTTGTACGTGACGGTTCGGGGTGACAATCTAATAAACTGGTTCCGATGAGTTTTGCACCGCCATCACCATGAAATGTATTACAAGCCCGCTCGTTCATGGCAAGGATGATGCCACGGTCATCGCAAACTGTAATCGCGGCAGGGAATTCGAGTACCCAATCCATCGAGAGAATATTTTCCATTGTTCA
It includes:
- a CDS encoding diguanylate cyclase; translated protein: MENILSMDWVLEFPAAITVCDDRGIILAMNERACNTFHGDGGAKLIGTSLLDCHPEPSRTKLIEMLKSHEKNVYTIEKNGIKKMIYQSPWFEHGEYRGFVEMSLEIPFEMPHFVRKP